One part of the Arabidopsis thaliana chromosome 1 sequence genome encodes these proteins:
- the SPPA gene encoding signal peptide peptidase (signal peptide peptidase (SPPA); FUNCTIONS IN: serine-type endopeptidase activity; INVOLVED IN: proteolysis, response to light intensity; LOCATED IN: chloroplast thylakoid membrane, chloroplast; EXPRESSED IN: 23 plant structures; EXPRESSED DURING: 13 growth stages; CONTAINS InterPro DOMAIN/s: Peptidase S49, protease IV (InterPro:IPR004634), Peptidase S49 (InterPro:IPR002142), Peptidase S49, SppA (InterPro:IPR004635); Has 9340 Blast hits to 7649 proteins in 1706 species: Archae - 204; Bacteria - 6183; Metazoa - 9; Fungi - 4; Plants - 52; Viruses - 43; Other Eukaryotes - 2845 (source: NCBI BLink).) codes for MAKLLLLHAPHVIPRFSSSSSRSLVSAAALYRRPLLVNPQFSHIGPRLHSPYNRRFSARAFDDSPASSAEMEKEKQEQLLDGVSGKKDEDYPTGEMEYENRNAWEIFVVKFRMLFAYPWQRVRKGSVLTMTLRGQISDQLKSRFNSGLSLPQLSENFVKAAYDPRIAGVYLHIDPLSCGWGKVEEIRRHILNFKKSGKFIVGYISICGLKEYYLGCACNELFAPPSAYSFLYGLTVQASFLGGVFEKVGIEPQVQRIGKYKSAGDQLSRKSISEENYEMLSVLLDNIYSNWLDGVSDATGKKREDVENFINQGVYEIEKLKEAGLIKDIRYDDEVITMLKERLGVEKDKKLPTVDYKKYSGVKKWTLGLTGGRDQIAIIRAGGSISRVKGPLSTPGSAIIAEQLIEKIRSVRESKKYKAAIIRIDSPGGDALASDLMWREIKLLAETKPVIASMSDVAASGGYYMAMAANAIVAENLTLTGSIGVVTARFTLAKLYEKIGFNKETISRGKYAELLGAEERPLKPEEAELFEKSAQHAYQLFRDKAALSRSMPVDKMEEVAQGRVWTGKDAHSRGLIDAVGGLSRAIAIAKQKANIPLNKKVTLVELSRPSTSLPDILSGIGSSVIGVDRTLKGLLDELTITEGVQARMDGIMFQQLGRDSLATPIIDMLKDYLSSLR; via the exons atggCGAagctacttcttcttcacgcGCCTCATGTAATACCTAGGTTTAGCAGCAGTAGTAGTAGATCACTGGTCTCCGCAGCGGCTTTATACAGAAGACCTCTCCTCGTGAATCCCCAATTTTCCCATATCGGACCTCGTCTTCATTCTCCGTACAATCGGAGATTCTCGGCTCGAGCCTTCGACGATTCACCTGCTTCCTCGGcggagatggagaaagagaaacaggAACAGCTGCTGGATGGAGTTTCTGGGAAAAAAGATGAGGACTATCCGACCGGAGAAATGGAGTATGAGAATAGGAACGCGTGGGAGATTTTTGTTGTGAAGTTTCGGATGTTATTTGCTTATCCATGGCAGCGTGTTCGTAAGGGAAGCGTCTTGACCATGACATTGCGCGGCCAG ATCTCTGATCAGCTAAAGAGCCGTTTCAATTCTGGGCTTTCTCTGCCTCAACTCTCAGAAAATTTTGTGAAAGCGGCATATGATCCTCGTATTGCTGGAGTCTACCTTCACATTGATCCTTTGAGTTGTGGGTGGGGAAAGGTTGAAGAAATTAGAAGGCATATCTTGAATTTTAAGAAATCAG GTAAATTCATTGTTGGATATATCAGCATTTGTGGGCTAAAGGAGTACTATCTTGGATGTGCATGCAACGAGCTCTTTGCCCCACCTAGTGCCTATTCCTTTCTGTATGGTTTGACTGTTCAAGCATCTTTTCTTGGCG GTGTCTTCGAAAAAGTGGGGATTGAACCTCAAGTACAAAGGATTGGAAAATACAAAAGTGCTGGAGATCAGCTTTCTCGCAAAAGTATATCTGAGGAAAATTATGAGATGCTGAGTGTGCTTCTTGAtaacatatattcaaattgGCTGGATGGTGTTTCTGACGCAACAG GGAAAAAGCGAGAAGATGTTGAAAATTTCATCAATCAAGGAGTTTACGAAATCGAAAAGCTCAAGGAAGCGGGGCTGATAAAGGATATTCGCTATGATGATGAG GTTATAACGATGCTGAAAGAGAGGCTTGGAGTCGAGAAAGACAAAAAGCTTCCTACTGTTGATTACAA GAAATACTCAGGTGTTAAGAAGTGGACTCTTGGTCTAACTGGCGGCCGAGACCAAATAGCTATTATTAGAGCAGGGGGAAGCATTTCTCGGGTTAAGGGTCCATTAAGCACTCCTGGTTCAGCTATCATAGCAGAACAACTAATTGAGAAGATCCGCAGTGTTAGAG AGTCCAAAAAATATAAGGCTGCCATCATCCGAATTGACAGTCCAGGAGGTGATGCTCTCGCTTCTGATTT AATGTGGAGGGAGATCAAACTACTGGCTGAAACAAAACCCGTCATTGCGTCAATGTCAGATGTGGCAGCAAGTGGAGGCTACTACATGGCAATGGCTGCAAACGCCATTGTTGCTGAAAATTTGACATTAACTGGCTCAATTGGAGTTGTCACTG CAAGATTTACCTTGGCCAAACTATATGAAAAGATTGGCTTCAACAAGGAAACTATATCTAGAGGAAAATATGCTGAGCTTCTGGGGGCTGAGGAAAGACCTTTAAA GCCAGAGGAAGCAGAACTGTTTGAGAAGTCTGCACAGCATGCATACCAGCTTTTCCGAGATAAAGCAGCCTTATCAAGATCGATGCCT GTCGACAAGATGGAAGAAGTTGCACAGGGCAGAGTGTGGACCGGTAAGGATGCTCATTCTCGTGGTCTAATAGATGCTGTCGGTGGGCTGTCCCGAGCTATAGCCATTGCTAAGCAGAAAGCTAATATTCCTCTTAATAAGAAG GTAACTCTTGTTGAGCTTTCAAGACCTTCTACATCACTACCAGATATCTTAAGCGGTATAGGAAGCTCGGTGATTGGAGTTGACAGAACATTAAAAGGACTGCTCGACGAATTAACAATCACCGAGGGAGTTCAAGCTCGTATGGACGGAATCATGTTTCAGCAACTTGGCCGAGATTCTTTAGCAACTCCCATCATTGATATGCTTAAAGATTACCTCAGCTCTCTCAGATGA
- a CDS encoding Calcium-dependent phosphotriesterase superfamily protein (Calcium-dependent phosphotriesterase superfamily protein; FUNCTIONS IN: strictosidine synthase activity; INVOLVED IN: biosynthetic process; LOCATED IN: plant-type cell wall; EXPRESSED IN: 11 plant structures; EXPRESSED DURING: L mature pollen stage, M germinated pollen stage, 4 anthesis, C globular stage, petal differentiation and expansion stage; CONTAINS InterPro DOMAIN/s: Strictosidine synthase, conserved region (InterPro:IPR018119), Strictosidine synthase (InterPro:IPR004141), Six-bladed beta-propeller, TolB-like (InterPro:IPR011042); BEST Arabidopsis thaliana protein match is: strictosidine synthase 2 (TAIR:AT1G74020.1); Has 953 Blast hits to 943 proteins in 185 species: Archae - 1; Bacteria - 180; Metazoa - 219; Fungi - 0; Plants - 462; Viruses - 0; Other Eukaryotes - 91 (source: NCBI BLink).) — translation MASFVFVISLLLLSFSSAVFSDDASFQKLPVPDKRSGPESFAFDSTGGFYTGVSGGKILKYVPGKGYVDFAQITDSSNSAWCNGALGTAFAGKCGRPAGIALNSKTGDLYVADAPLGLHVISPAGGLATKLADSVDGKPFKFLDGLDVDPTTGVVYFTSFSSKFGPREVLIAVGLKDASGKLFKYDPATKAVTELMEGLSGAAGCAVSSDGSFVLVSEFIKSNIKKYWIKGPKAGTIEDFSSLVSNPDNIRRVGSTGNFWVASVVNKVVMPTDPRAVKLDANGKVLQTIFLKNEFGNTLLSEVNEFNGHLYIGTLTGPFAGVMKL, via the exons ATGGCGTCGTTTGTCTTTgtgatttctcttcttcttctctctttttcgtCGGCTGTTTTCTCCGATGATGCTTCTTTTCAGAAACTTCCGGTGCCTGACAAGAGGTCAGGCCCTGAATCTTTCGCCTTTGACTCTACCGGCGGATTCTACACCGGAGTCTCCGGTGGTAAAATCCTCAAGTACGTTCCTGGGAAGGGTTATGTCGATTTTGCCCAGATCACAGATTCCTC GAACTCGGCATGGTGCAACGGAGCATTAGGAACCGCTTTCGCCGGAAAGTGTGGTCGACCAGCGGGAATAGCCTTAAACAGCAAAACAGGTGATCTCTATGTCGCCGATGCTCCGTTGGGTCTTCACGTTATCTCTCCCGCAGGAGGTTTGGCCACAAAGCTGGCCGACAGTGTTGACGGAAAGCCTTTCAAGTTTCTTGACGGTCTTGATGTTGATCCCACCACCGGCGTCGTCTACTTCACTTCCTTCAGTTCCAAGTTTGGACCCCG GGAAGTGTTAATCGCAGTGGGATTAAAAGACGCGAGCGGAAAGCTGTTCAAATACGACCCAGCGACCAAAGCCGTGACTGAGTTAATGGAAGGTCTAAGTGGTGCTGCTGGTTGTGCAGTGAGCTCAGATGGTTCATTCGTGCTAGTTAGCGAGTTCATAAAGAGTAACATCAAGAAATATTGGATTAAAGGGCCCAAAGCTGGAACTATTGAAGACTTCTCAAGTCTTGTCTCGAACCCCGACAACATCAGGAGGGTAGGTTCTACCGGAAATTTCTGGGTCGCCTCTGTCGTGAACAAGGTTGTTATGCCTACCGACCCTAGGGCGGTCAAACTAGACGCTAATGGAAAAGTGCTCCAGACCATTTTCCTCAAGAATGAGTTTGGGAATACTTTGCTTAGTGAAGTCAACGAGTTCAACGGCCATCTTTACATCGGAACTCTTACTGGACCTTTCGCCGGAGTCATGAAACTTTAA
- the SS3 gene encoding strictosidine synthase 3 (strictosidine synthase 3 (SS3); FUNCTIONS IN: strictosidine synthase activity; INVOLVED IN: biosynthetic process; LOCATED IN: cell wall, plant-type cell wall; EXPRESSED IN: 7 plant structures; EXPRESSED DURING: L mature pollen stage, M germinated pollen stage, 4 anthesis, petal differentiation and expansion stage; CONTAINS InterPro DOMAIN/s: Strictosidine synthase, conserved region (InterPro:IPR018119), Strictosidine synthase (InterPro:IPR004141), Six-bladed beta-propeller, TolB-like (InterPro:IPR011042); BEST Arabidopsis thaliana protein match is: strictosidine synthase 2 (TAIR:AT1G74020.1); Has 923 Blast hits to 912 proteins in 181 species: Archae - 1; Bacteria - 172; Metazoa - 217; Fungi - 0; Plants - 448; Viruses - 0; Other Eukaryotes - 85 (source: NCBI BLink).): protein MMRSFVSLISLLLLLSFSSSVLSTKKSSFQKLPVPGNRTGPEAFAFDSTGKGFYTGVTGGKILKYLPKKGYVDFAQITNSSKSSLCDGALGTTNVEKCGRPAGIAFNTKTGDLYVADAALGLHVIPRRGGLAKKIADSVGGKPFLFLDGLDVDPTTGVVYFTSFSSTFGPRDVLKAVATKDSTGKFFKYDPSKKVVTVLMEGLSGSAGCAVSSDGSFVLVGQFTKSNIKRYWIKGSKAGTSEDFTNSVSNPDNIKRIGSTGNFWVASVVNSATGPTNPSAVKVSSAGKVLQTIPLKDKFGDTLVSEVNEYKGQLYIGALFGPFAGILKL, encoded by the exons ATGATGAGGTCGTTTGTCTCGTtgatttctcttctccttcttctctcattttcttcatctgtTCTCTCAACCAAAAAGTCATCATTTCAAAAACTTCCGGTGCCAGGAAACAGAACAGGCCCTGAAGCTTTCGCTTTTGATTCCACCGGAAAAGGATTCTACACCGGAGTCACCGGCGGTAAAATCCTAAAATATCTTCCAAAGAAAGGTTATGTCGACTTTGCCCAGATCACAAACTCTTC GAAGTCTTCGTTGTGCGACGGAGCACTTGGAACCACTAACGTCGAAAAATGTGGTCGACCAGCCGGAATAGCCTTCAACACGAAAACAGGTGATCTTTACGTCGCAGATGCTGCATTGGGTCTCCACGTCATCCCTCGCCGTGGGGGTTTGGCTAAGAAGATCGCCGACAGTGTCGGCGGCAAgccctttttgtttcttgacgGGCTTGACGTAGATCCCACTACCGGCGTCGTCTATTTCACTTCCTTCAGCTCAACATTTGGCCCTAG GGATGTGTTGAAAGCAGTGGCAACAAAAGACTCGACCGGTAAGTTCTTCAAATACGATCCATCAAAAAAGGTCGTGACTGTATTGATGGAAGGTCTTAGCGGCTCAGCCGGATGTGCCGTTAGCTCAGATGGTTCATTCGTGCTGGTTGGTCAGTTCACAAAAAGTAACATCAAGAGGTATTGGATCAAAGGATCCAAAGCTGGTACTTCTGAAGACTTCACCAACTCGGTCTCGAACCCTGACAACATCAAGAGGATCGGTTCTACTGGAAACTTTTGGGTTGCTTCGGTCGTGAACTCAGCCACCGGACCGACAAACCCTTCGGCGGTTAAAGTCAGTTCTGCCGGTAAAGTGCTTCAGACCATTCCCCTAAAAGACAAGTTTGGGGATACTTTGGTTAGTGAAGTTAACGAATACAAAGGACAGCTTTACATCGGAGCTCTTTTTGGTCCTTTCGCCGGAATTCTTAAGCTTTAA
- the SS2 gene encoding strictosidine synthase 2 (strictosidine synthase 2 (SS2); INVOLVED IN: response to jasmonic acid stimulus, response to wounding; LOCATED IN: plasma membrane, vacuole; EXPRESSED IN: 24 plant structures; EXPRESSED DURING: 13 growth stages; CONTAINS InterPro DOMAIN/s: Strictosidine synthase, conserved region (InterPro:IPR018119), Strictosidine synthase (InterPro:IPR004141), Six-bladed beta-propeller, TolB-like (InterPro:IPR011042); BEST Arabidopsis thaliana protein match is: Calcium-dependent phosphotriesterase superfamily protein (TAIR:AT1G74010.1); Has 965 Blast hits to 955 proteins in 193 species: Archae - 1; Bacteria - 188; Metazoa - 217; Fungi - 5; Plants - 466; Viruses - 0; Other Eukaryotes - 88 (source: NCBI BLink).), translating into MTSFCSMISLLLLLSLSSAVFSDDASFQKLPVPETRSGPEAFAFDSTGKGFYTGVSGGKILKYLPETGYVDFAQITESSNSSWCDGTIGTALAGRCGRPAGIAFNEKTGDLYVADAPLGLHVISPAGGLATKITDSVDGKPFKFLDGLDVDPTTGVVYFTSFSSRFSPIQVLIALGLKDATGKLYKYDPSTKVVTVLMEGLSGSAGCAVSSDGSFVLVSQFTKSNIKRYWIKGPKAGSSEDFTNSVSNPDNIKRIGSTGNFWVASVVNKIIVPTNPSAVKVNSNGEVLQTIPLKDKFGDTLLSEVNEFEGNLYIGTLTGPFAGILKLEKGSCPAT; encoded by the exons ATGACGTCGTTTTGCTCCatgatttctcttcttcttcttctctctctttcatcgGCGGTTTTCTCCGATGACGCTTCTTTCCAGAAACTTCCGGTGCCGGAAACTAGGTCAGGTCCCGAAGCTTTCGCTTTTGATTCCACCGGTAAAGGGTTCTATACCGGTGTCTCCGGTGGTAAAATCCTCAAGTACCTCCCCGAGACGGGTTATGTTGACTTTGCCCAGATCACTGAATCCTC GAACTCTTCATGGTGCGATGGTACTATTGGAACGGCTTTAGCCGGACGCTGTGGTCGACCAGCAGGAATAGCATTCAACGAGAAAACAGGTGATCTTTACGTCGCCGATGCTCCGTTGGGTCTTCACGTTATTTCTCCCGCCGGTGGTTTGGCTACGAAGATCACCGACAGTGTTGACGGAAAGCCTTTCAAGTTTCTTGACGGTCTTGACGTTGATCCCACTACTGGTGTCGTCTACTTCACTTCCTTCAGCTCACGCTTCTCCCCAAT CCAAGTGTTGATTGCATTGGGGTTAAAGGACGCGACCGGAAAGCTCTACAAATACGACCCATCGACCAAAGTCGTGACTGTACTGATGGAAGGGCTAAGTGGTTCAGCCGGGTGTGCAGTGAGCTCAGATGGTTCGTTTGTGCTGGTTAGTCAGTTCACAAAAAGTAACATCAAGAGGTATTGGATCAAGGGACCCAAAGCTGGTTCTTCTGAAGACTTCACCAACTCAGTCTCAAACCCTGACAATATCAAAAGAATTGGCTCTACTGGAAACTTTTGGGTCGCTTCAGTGGTGAACAAGATCATCGTACCTACGAACCCATCAGCAGTCAAAGTTAACTCTAATGGTGAAGTTCTTCAAACAATTCCTCTCAAAGATAAATTTGGAGACACTCTGCTCAGCGAAGTCAACGAATTCGAGGGCAATTTATATATAGGAACTCTCACCGGACCATTTGCTGGAATTCTTAAGCTCGAAAAGGGTTCTTGTCCTGCCACTTAG
- the SPPA gene encoding signal peptide peptidase, translating into MAKLLLLHAPHVIPRFSSSSSRSLVSAAALYRRPLLVNPQFSHIGPRLHSPYNRRFSARAFDDSPASSAEMEKEKQEQLLDGVSGKKDEDYPTGEMEYENRNAWEIFVVKFRMLFAYPWQRVRKGSVLTMTLRGQISDQLKSRFNSGLSLPQLSENFVKAAYDPRIAGVYLHIDPLSCGWGKVEEIRRHILNFKKSGKFIVGYISICGLKEYYLGCACNELFAPPSAYSFLYGLTVQASFLGGVFEKVGIEPQVQRIGKYKSAGDQLSRKSISEENYEMLSVLLDNIYSNWLDGVSDATGKKREDVENFINQGVYEIEKLKEAGLIKDIRYDDEVITMLKERLGVEKDKKLPTVDYKKYSGVKKWTLGLTGGRDQIAIIRAGGSISRVKGPLSTPGSAIIAEQLIEKIRSVRESKKYKAAIIRIDSPGGDALASDLMWREIKLLAETKPVIASMSDVAASGGYYMAMAANAIVAENLTLTGSIGVVTARFTLAKLYEKIGFNKETISRGKYAELLGAEERPLKPEEAELFEKSAQHAYQLFRDKAALSRSMPVFVPILFSFLYSYAFSRLNIYSYHVPRSTRWKKLHRAECGPVRMLILVV; encoded by the exons atggCGAagctacttcttcttcacgcGCCTCATGTAATACCTAGGTTTAGCAGCAGTAGTAGTAGATCACTGGTCTCCGCAGCGGCTTTATACAGAAGACCTCTCCTCGTGAATCCCCAATTTTCCCATATCGGACCTCGTCTTCATTCTCCGTACAATCGGAGATTCTCGGCTCGAGCCTTCGACGATTCACCTGCTTCCTCGGcggagatggagaaagagaaacaggAACAGCTGCTGGATGGAGTTTCTGGGAAAAAAGATGAGGACTATCCGACCGGAGAAATGGAGTATGAGAATAGGAACGCGTGGGAGATTTTTGTTGTGAAGTTTCGGATGTTATTTGCTTATCCATGGCAGCGTGTTCGTAAGGGAAGCGTCTTGACCATGACATTGCGCGGCCAG ATCTCTGATCAGCTAAAGAGCCGTTTCAATTCTGGGCTTTCTCTGCCTCAACTCTCAGAAAATTTTGTGAAAGCGGCATATGATCCTCGTATTGCTGGAGTCTACCTTCACATTGATCCTTTGAGTTGTGGGTGGGGAAAGGTTGAAGAAATTAGAAGGCATATCTTGAATTTTAAGAAATCAG GTAAATTCATTGTTGGATATATCAGCATTTGTGGGCTAAAGGAGTACTATCTTGGATGTGCATGCAACGAGCTCTTTGCCCCACCTAGTGCCTATTCCTTTCTGTATGGTTTGACTGTTCAAGCATCTTTTCTTGGCG GTGTCTTCGAAAAAGTGGGGATTGAACCTCAAGTACAAAGGATTGGAAAATACAAAAGTGCTGGAGATCAGCTTTCTCGCAAAAGTATATCTGAGGAAAATTATGAGATGCTGAGTGTGCTTCTTGAtaacatatattcaaattgGCTGGATGGTGTTTCTGACGCAACAG GGAAAAAGCGAGAAGATGTTGAAAATTTCATCAATCAAGGAGTTTACGAAATCGAAAAGCTCAAGGAAGCGGGGCTGATAAAGGATATTCGCTATGATGATGAG GTTATAACGATGCTGAAAGAGAGGCTTGGAGTCGAGAAAGACAAAAAGCTTCCTACTGTTGATTACAA GAAATACTCAGGTGTTAAGAAGTGGACTCTTGGTCTAACTGGCGGCCGAGACCAAATAGCTATTATTAGAGCAGGGGGAAGCATTTCTCGGGTTAAGGGTCCATTAAGCACTCCTGGTTCAGCTATCATAGCAGAACAACTAATTGAGAAGATCCGCAGTGTTAGAG AGTCCAAAAAATATAAGGCTGCCATCATCCGAATTGACAGTCCAGGAGGTGATGCTCTCGCTTCTGATTT AATGTGGAGGGAGATCAAACTACTGGCTGAAACAAAACCCGTCATTGCGTCAATGTCAGATGTGGCAGCAAGTGGAGGCTACTACATGGCAATGGCTGCAAACGCCATTGTTGCTGAAAATTTGACATTAACTGGCTCAATTGGAGTTGTCACTG CAAGATTTACCTTGGCCAAACTATATGAAAAGATTGGCTTCAACAAGGAAACTATATCTAGAGGAAAATATGCTGAGCTTCTGGGGGCTGAGGAAAGACCTTTAAA GCCAGAGGAAGCAGAACTGTTTGAGAAGTCTGCACAGCATGCATACCAGCTTTTCCGAGATAAAGCAGCCTTATCAAGATCGATGCCTGTATTTGTTccaatcttgttttctttcttgtattCCTATGCTTTTTCAAGactaaatatttattcttACCATGTTCCTAGGTCGACAAGATGGAAGAAGTTGCACAGGGCAGAGTGTGGACCGGTAAGGATGCTCATTCTCGTGGTCTAA
- the ENO1 gene encoding enolase 1 (enolase 1 (ENO1); FUNCTIONS IN: phosphopyruvate hydratase activity; INVOLVED IN: trichome morphogenesis; LOCATED IN: chloroplast; EXPRESSED IN: 26 plant structures; EXPRESSED DURING: 13 growth stages; CONTAINS InterPro DOMAIN/s: Enolase (InterPro:IPR000941), Enolase, C-terminal (InterPro:IPR020810), Enolase, conserved site (InterPro:IPR020809), Enolase, N-terminal (InterPro:IPR020811); BEST Arabidopsis thaliana protein match is: Enolase (TAIR:AT2G36530.1); Has 13710 Blast hits to 13689 proteins in 3755 species: Archae - 283; Bacteria - 5826; Metazoa - 2303; Fungi - 284; Plants - 460; Viruses - 0; Other Eukaryotes - 4554 (source: NCBI BLink).), protein MALTTKPHHLQRSFLSPSRVSGERYLESAPSCLRFRRSGVQCSVVAKECRVKGVKARQIIDSRGNPTVEVDLITDDLYRSAVPSGASTGIYEALELRDGDKSVYGGKGVLQAIKNINELVAPKLIGVDVRNQADVDALMLELDGTPNKSKLGANAILGVSLSVCRAGAGAKGVPLYKHIQETSGTKELVMPVPAFNVINGGSHAGNSLAMQEFMILPVGATSFSEAFQMGSEVYHTLKGIIKTKYGQDACNVGDEGGFAPNVQDNREGLVLLIDAIEKAGYTGKIKIGMDVAASEFFMKDGRYDLNFKKQPNDGAHVLSAESLADLYREFIKDFPIVSIEDPFDQDDWSSWASLQSSVDIQLVGDDLLVTNPKRIAEAIKKQSCNALLLKVNQIGTVTESIQAALDSKAAGWGVMVSHRSGETEDNFIADLSVGLASGQIKTGAPCRSERLSKYNQLLRIEEELGNVRYAGEAFRSP, encoded by the exons ATGGCTTTGACTACAAAACCTCACCATCTTCAGAGATCTTTCCTCTCTCCGTCGCGTGTTTCCGGCGAACGATATTTGGAATCTGCGCCATCATGTCTGAGATTCCGTCGCAGCGGTGTCCAATGCTCGGTGGTGGCTAAGGAGTGCAGAGTGAAAGGAGTGAAAGCGAGACAGATTATTGATAGTAGAGGGAATCCGACGGTGGAGGTTGATCTGATTACCGATGATCTGTATCGTTCGGCTGTTCCAAGTGGTGCATCTACCGGGATCTACGAAGCGCTTGAGCTTAGAGATGGAGACAAGAGCGTCTATGGTGGTAAAGGTGTATTACAGGCTATTAAAAACATCAATGAACTTGTGGCTCCAAAACTCATTGGAGTTGACGTTAG GAACCAAGCTGATGTCGATGCTCTTATGCTGGAACTGGATGGGACCCCAAACAAGTCGAAACTCGGGGCTAATGCGATATTAGGAGTGTCATTGAGCGTTTGCAGGGCAGGTGCTGGAGCTAAAGGAGTGCCTTTGTACAAACACATCCAGGAAACATCAGGAACAAAGGAGCTTGTCATGCCAGTTCCTGCATTCAATGTGATCAATGGAGGCAGTCATGCTGGGAATAGTTTGGCTATGCAAGAGTTTATGATACTACCTGTAGGAGCTACCTCATTCTCGGAGGCCTTCCAGATGGGAAGTGAAG TTTATCATACATTGAAGGGGATAATCAAAACTAAGTATGGTCAAGATGCTTGTAATGTCGGAGATGAAGGAGGGTTTGCGCCGAATGTTCAAGATAACAGAGAGGGACTAGTTCTGCTCATAGATGCAATTGAAAAGGCCGGTTACACTGGAAAG ATCAAAATAGGAATGGATGTTGCTGCATCAGAATTTTTCATGAAAGATGGTAGATACGATTTGAACTTCAAGAAACAGCCAAACGATGGAGCTCACGTACTGTCAGCCGAGAGTCTTGCTGACCTCTACAGAGAATTCATCAAGGATTTCCCAATTGTCTCTATCGAAGATCCTTTTGACCAGGATGATTGGAGCTCATGGGCTTCATTGCAATCCTCTGTGGATATCCAACTCGTGGGAGATGACTTGTTAGTCACTAACCCGAAGAGGATAGCTGAAGCTATTAAGAAACAGTCTTGCAATGCTCTACTCTTGAag GTTAACCAGATTGGGACAGTCACTGAGTCAATTCAAGCAGCACTTGACTCAAAAGCTGCAGGCTGGGGTGTGATGGTTAGTCACAGGAGTGGCGAGACAGAGGATAACTTCATCGCAGATCTCTCTGTTGGTTTAGCAAGCGGACAG aTCAAAACTGGTGCTCCATGCCGAAGTGAACGATTGTCAAAATACAACCAG CTTCTCCGTATCGAAGAGGAACTCGGCAATGTGCGCTACGCCGGTGAAGCTTTCCGATCACCATGA